One window from the genome of Thermodesulfobacteriota bacterium encodes:
- a CDS encoding signal recognition particle-docking protein FtsY — protein APSAVVFDALDAALARKKEVVIVDTAGRLHTKVNLMEELKKVKRVMDKKLPGAPHEILLVLDATTGQNAVSQARLFHEAVGVTGLALTKLDGTAKGGIIVNICHELGLPIRFIGIGEKMTDLRDFDAHEFVDALFASDNGGS, from the coding sequence GCGCCGTCGGCGGTGGTGTTCGATGCCCTGGATGCGGCGCTGGCCCGCAAGAAGGAGGTGGTGATCGTCGACACCGCCGGCCGCCTGCACACCAAGGTCAACTTGATGGAGGAGCTCAAAAAGGTCAAAAGGGTGATGGACAAGAAGCTGCCTGGCGCGCCTCACGAGATCCTCCTGGTGCTGGACGCCACCACCGGCCAGAACGCCGTTTCCCAGGCCCGGCTCTTCCACGAGGCGGTGGGCGTCACCGGGCTCGCCCTCACCAAGCTGGATGGCACCGCCAAGGGCGGCATCATCGTCAACATCTGTCACGAGCTGGGCCTGCCCATCCGCTTCATCGGCATCGGCGAAAAGATGACCGATCTGCGGGACTTCGATGCCCACGAGTTCGTGGACGCCCTGTTTGCCAGCGACAACGGCGGCAGCTGA